The following is a genomic window from Streptomyces chrestomyceticus JCM 4735.
AGCTGGTCGCCTTGGGGTCGGAGCCCTTGGCGTCCACCCGCAGCTCGGTGTTGATGTTGAAGTAGCGCTTCTCGCCGCAGGGGGCGTAGACCAGCGCGTCGATCCCGGTCTCGTCCGAGGACTGCCAGTTGGCGTCGTACGGACCGGTGAAGCGGTGGCTCTTGCGGGCCGTCTCGGAGCTGCCCTGGAAGTAGTAGCCCGCCTGTTCCAGGCCGACGGCGCCGGGCGCGAGCTGGGCGTAGCCGCGGTAGTCGGCCTTGGCGATCGCGTAGGTGAAGCCCTGGGGGACGTGGACGTTCAGCGCGATCTGGCAGTTCTTGCGGGAGTCCGTGGGTCTGCTGTCCTTGCCCGCCTGGGCGAGGTATTCGCTGTACGTCACGGTGAACGCGGTGTTGTCGGGCGCGACGGCCACCGCGGCGCTGCCCGGCCGGCAGCCCGAGCCGTTGACGGTGGCGACCGTGATGGTGATCTGTCCGGTCGGCGGCGCCTCTTCGCCGTACCGGGGCGAGGTCTGTGCGGAGGCGGGGGACGCCGACCCGGCGAGGAGCAGCAGCGATGCCGCGGCGGCACCGACACCCAAGGTGCGGAACATGGGCTTTCCTTCCGGTCGTCCTGCGGTCGGCTCCCGGGACCCGGGGGTGGACGCCGGGAGCGCAATGACGAGCGCATGTCAGCACGGGGATCACGGATTGGACAGCTCCCGGCCCCGGAGTCGGTGTGAACCTACGCCTTCTTTCGGCCGTCGCAGCAACGGCGTACGTCCCGCGAAGAAAGCAGTCGGGCCCGGTACTCGGTGGGAGTACCGGGCCCGGACGGCTTGCTGCTCAGCGCTGCCAGCTACCGGCGCCGCGGAAGCCGTGCTGGCGCTCCAGCCGGCGCCAGCGGGCGGCGGTGGCGCGGCGGCGGCCCGGCACGGCGGCCTCCGGACGGTGGGCGGCGCGGGCGAGCAGGACGGCGGTCAGCGCCGCCAGCTCCTCCTCGCTGGCCTCACCCTTCTCCACGCGGATGGAGCTGGTCTGAACGGAAGTGGTCACGTCGTTTCTCCGGTCTGCGAAAGGTCCGGTCGGGGGCCGGTCGGTCGGCTGCCGCCCTGCGGGGCGGGCTGCCCCGCCTACTGGGGCGGGTTGCCGTGCTTGCGGGCGGGCAGGTCCGCGTGCTTGTTGCGGAGCATGTCCAGCGAGCGGATGAGCACCTCGCGGGTCTCGGCGGGGTCGATCACGTCGTCGACCAGGCCGCGCTCGGCCGCGTAGTACGGGTGCATCAGCTCGGACTTGTACTCCTTGACCATCCGCGCCCGCATCGCCTCGGGGTCGTCCGCCTCCGCGATCTGCTTGCGGAAGATGACGTTGGCGGCGCCCTCGGCGCCCATCACCGCGATCTCGTTGGTGGGCCAGGCGTAGGTCAGGTCCGCGCCGATGGACTGCGAGTCCATGACGATGTACGCGCCGCCGTACGCCTTGCGCAGGACCACCGAGATCCGCGGCACGGTGGCGTTGCAGTACGCGTACAGCAGCTTGGCGCCGTGCCGGATGATGCCGCCGTGCTCCTGGTCGACGCCGGGCAGGAAGCCGGGCACGTCCAGCAGCGTGACGATGGGGATGTTGAACGCGTCGCACATCTGGACGAAGCGGGCAGCCTTCTCGGACGCCTCGATGTCCAGCACACCGGCCAGTGACTGCGGCTGGTTGGCGACCAGGCCGACGACCTCGCCGTCCATCCGGGCCAGCGCCACGATGATGTTGGTGGCCCAGCGCTCGTGGACCTCCAGGAACTCGCCGTCGTCGACCAGCTCCTCGATGACCGTGCGCATGTCGTAGGGGCGGTTGCCGTCGGCCGGCACCACGTCCAGCAGGGCGTCGCCGGAGCGGTCGGCGGGGTCCTCGCACGCCACCGACGGCGGGTTCTCCCGGTTGTTCGACGGCAGCAGGGACAGCAGGTAGCGGACCTCTTCGAGGCAGGTCTGCTCGTCGTCGTAGGCGAAGTGGCACACACCCGAGGTCTCGGCGTGCACATCGGCGCCGCCCAGGCCGTTCTGGGTGATCTCCTCGCCGGTGACCGCGCGCACCACGTCCGGGCCGGTGATGAACATCTGCGAGGTCTCGCGGACCATGAACACGAAGTCGGTCAGGGCGGGGCTGTAGGCCGCGCCGCCCGCGCACGGGCCGAGCATCACGCTGATCTGCGGGATGACGCCGGACGCCTTGGTGTTGCGCTGGAAGATGCCGCCGTACCCGGCCAGCGCCGAGACGCCCTCCTGGATACGGGCGCCGGCGCCGTCGTTCAGGGAGACCAGCGGGGCACCGGCCGCGATGGCCATGTCCATGATCTTGTGGATCTTCGTGGCGTGCGCCTCGCCCAGCGCGCCGCCGAAGATCCTGAAGTCGTGGGCGTAGACGAACACGGTCCGGCCGTGCACGGTGCCCCAGCCGGTGATCACACCGTCGGTGTAGGGCTTCTTGGCCTCCAGGCCGAATCCGGTGGCCCGGTGCCGCCGCAGCGGCTCGACCTCCCGGAAGGAACCCTCGTCCAGCAGCAGCTCGATCCGCTCACGCGCGGTGAGCTTGCCCTTGGCGTGCTGCGCCTCGGTCGCCCGCTCGCTGGGGCCGCGCCGGGCCTGCTCGCGGATGGCGTGCAGCTCGGCGACCCGCCCGCGGGCGTCGTTCGCCTCGGCGGGCACATCTTCGACAGTGGTCATGTATCGACGGTACGTGGCCGGACCCTCCGGAACCGATGTCGGTTTCGTACAACGTCGGAAGCGATTTGGTGGGCAGGCAGAACAGAAGCCTCCTGTACGCGGCCCGCGTCCGCTCCTGTGGGCACGCCGGAGGGCTCCAGCGGTATGTATGGGCCCGACAAAACGTGACCGCGCGGCATTGTGGCAGTCCGCTGCTTGACGGGCGGCGGGCCACCTTGATCACCCCGTCGGCACCGCTGTGATCAGGGGGAACGGCCGGTCAGCGGGGTGCGACCGTGCAGGTGTGGGTGGTGCAGGAGGTGCCTGGAGTGACGCGCAGGCGGAGTGCCGGGGCGGTCGCCAGGACCGTGACGGAGGGGTCGGCGGTGAGCACCGCGCGGACCGGCCGGTCCCAGATCACCTCGAACGGCTTCCCGGTGCGCGGCGGCTCGGCCACGCACAGTGACGCCGTACGGGCGCCGTGCGCCCCGCGCGCGGTCCGCGCCGCCCGCTCACGCAGCAGCACGCTCGCGGGCGCCGAGACGGTCAGGCCGCCCACCGAACCGGCCTGCCAGAAGTTCGCGGCGGTCAGCCCGAGCGAGGGGACGGCGACCGCCTGCCGTTCGCCGGTGTTGGCGAGGACGGTCAGCCAGTGGCGGTCGGCGGCCCGGGCGGCGAGGGCGCGCGGGCCCGCCCCGGGCATCAGCAGGTAGGCGTACGCGGCGTCCGCCGGGTCGGTGCCGTGGTCGATCCACAGGGTCAGGTAGCGGCGGGTGTACGGGTCGGGCGAGCCGCCGGTGTTGATGTCGCTCCACGCGCCCGTCCGGGTGTCGCGCAGCACGTGCGGGACCGTTTCCCCGCCGCCGGGGACGCGGGGGAAGACGTACCCGCCGTGCCCGGCCAGATGCATCCAGCGGGCGCGCGGGAAGGCCAGCGGACGGCCGGGCGCCGCGGGCTGCCGTACGCCGTCGACGGTCAGCGCCTGCATGCCCGAGGCGCCCAGGTTGCGGTTGTCCACGACGGTCTCGGCGGGCACGCCGTCGCCGGAGGTGATGCCCGCGCCCAGGCAGATGACGCAGTCCGCGGCGAAGAACCAGGACTTCTTGGCGCGCAGGGTGGAGGACAGGCCGCGCACGTCCTGCCCCACCGCGGCGAACTCGCCGTCGGTGGTGCCGCCCACCCACCGCGCGGCGGGCTTGGGCAGACCCCAGCCGCCGCCCTCGTTGTCGGCCAGCCGCTTGGCGGACACGGTCGTGCCGGGCAGGCGGTACGGGTCGACGGTGGGCCAGAAGGCATCCGTGTACTGGTCGTTCGCGAAGTCCCGGCCCCACCAGTAGAGCATTCCGGCGCCCGTGTGCCAGCCGCGCGGGTTCTCGCCATTGCCGTTCTCGTAGTACGTGATGCGGTCCGAGGCCATGGCCAGGCCGGCGGCCCAGCCGGGGCGGCGGTGCACGGCCCGGTCCATGGCCGGGAAGAGCCGGTGGGCGACGGGTTCCGGCGCGACCGGGCCGCCGTCGTCCGCGAGCCCCTTGAGGCGGGCGAGGTCGGCGATCTCGTACTGCCGGTCGGCGAGCACCGGGTAGCTGGTGTCACGCCGCATCCAGCCCCGGACCATGGCCTGCCAGTGGTCCCGCTCCTGCGGCGTGGCCGCCTCCGCCAGGAGGGCGACGGCGGCGACCAGGGCGTGTCCGTGGAAGTGGTCGCTGCGCATCACCCGGCGCTCGTCGGCGCGCAGGTAGCCGCGGCTGACGGCGCGCCCATTGACACTGTCCATCATCAGGCCGTTGTAGAGCAGGGGCGCGTAGGCGTGCTCCACGCTGTCGAAGATGATCTGGCGCTCCGGGTCGGTGACGGCCCAGTCGGTCCCGGCGAGCAGGGTGAAGAGGCGGCCCAGTCCGTCGAGCAGGACGAAGCCGTAGGTGCCGGAGTAGGCGACCCAGGTGTGCTGGACGAAGGAGCCGTCGGCGTAGAGGCCGTCGCCCTTGGTGACGTACGGGAAGACCGGGGACAGCGCGTCGCGGGCCAGCGCGATCTTCGCCGGGGCGCCGCCGAGGATGCCGCGCAGGGCGACGACGCGGCACAGGTCGACGCGGTTGGCGCCGGTGCTGGTACCGGTGTAGTCGCCGAGCATGCCGTCCGGGACGAAGTGGTCGACGGCGGCCAGGTACCGGGTCCGCCGGTCCGCGCCGAGCTGCTCGTACAGCATCGCGACGGCGTCCAGGAGGAGGCGGGGGCTGCCGATCTGCCACTCCCACCAGTTGCCGTAGCGCGCCGTACCCGCGTGGTAGACCGTGTCGTGCACATGGTCCAGGCCCTTGACGACGTCGGCGGCGAGGGCGGCGTCGCCGGTCAGCCCGGTGCCGGGCTGGGCGTGGGCGCGGGCCATGGTGGCGAGGCGGCTGTAGCTGCGGGTGATGCCGGCCGGCGGGTCGAAGGGGCTGTCGGGCCAGAGCGAGCCGGCGGCCGGGCGCATGGCCGCGCGGAAGCCGCGGGCCAGTTCGCCGGTCTCCTTCAGGCGGGCGGCGTACGGTTCGGCGGCGGGGTCGAAGCCGGTGCCGAGCTGGATGCCGAGCCAGCGGCGGCGCAGGGCCTCGTACGGATCGCCCTCGGCGGCGTGCGCGGCGGCGGCCGGCCCGGTGAGCGCGGGCGTCAGCGCCAGGCCGAGCGCGCCCGCTCCGGAGAAGCCGAGGAAGCCCCGGCGGGACCAGACGGGGGAAGGCGGCACGGTCCGTCCTCTCCGTGAACGTCGGGTGCGTACGGAAACGGTCTGGTGGAGCGGTGTCCGACGGTCTAGCACGGCTCCGACACTCCGACAATGCCCATGACACGTCCGCCACCCGGGGCCGACCCGCCGCGGGAGGCCCCGCATCACTCACCCGGACCCGAACTGTTGAAACTTGAACTAGATCGCGCTACGCTCAATCTCGTTGAAGGTTTAACAACCCACTTCCGAGGAGGAGCCATGGCTCTGTTCACCCGCAAGCGCGCCACGGCCACGGACGCCGGCCGCACCACCGCCCAGCGGCCCGCCGCCGTCCTCGACGCCGACCCGGCCCTCGCCGCCCTGACCGGCGACTACACCATCGACCCGGCGCACAGCCGGATCGGCTTCACCGTCCGGCACGCCATGGTCACCAACGTCCGCGGCGCCTTCGGCACCCACGAGGGCTCCCTCCACCTGGACGGCGCCGACCCGGCCCGCTCCACCGCCGCCGTCGACGTCACGATCGCCTCCGTCGACACCGGCATCGCCGACCGCGACGCCCACCTGCGCGGCAGCGACTTCTTCGACGCCGACACCTTCCCGCTGATGACGTTCCGGTCCACCGCGGCCGAGCGCGTCGGCGGCGACACCTACCGGCTCACCGGCGACCTGACGATCAAGGACGTCACCCGGCCGCTCACCATCGACCTGGAGTTCCAGGGCTCGGCCACCGACGTGTACGGCGCCGAGCGCGTCGGCTTCGAGGGCAGCGCCGAGATCCTGCGCTCCGACTGGGGCCTGACCTGGAACGCGGCGCTGGAGACCGGCGGCGTGATGGTCAGCGACAAGGTCAAGCTCACCTTCGACATCTCCGCGGTGAAGGCCGCCGCCTGAGCCGAAGGCTCCCGAGAACCCCGCGGCCCCGTACCGGACCCCTCCCCCAAGGACCGGTACGGGGCCGCGGTCATGCCCGCGCGCCGCGGGCTACTCCTGCGGCTCGACCCCGGCCCGCAGCAGCCCGAACGCGTACGCGTCGTCCAGTGCCTGCCACGACGCGGCGATGACGTTCTCGGCGACGCCGACCGTCGACCACTCCCCCTGCCCGTCGCTGGTCGACACCAGTACCCGGGTGATCGAACCGGTGCCCACCCGGCCCTCCAGGATGCGGACCTTGTAGTCCACCAGCTCCAGCCCGGCGAGCTGCGGATAGATCCGCTCCAGCGCCACCCGCAGCGCCCGGTCGAGCGCGTGCACCGGACCGTTGCCCTCGGCGGTGGCCACCAGCCGCTCGCCCTTGGCCCACAGCTTCACCGTCGCCTCGTTGGCGTGCGTACCGTCCGGCCGGTCCTCGACGATCGCCCGCCACGACTCCACCCGGAAGTACCGCAGCGGCCGCCCCTCCGCCTCCTCGCGCAGCAGCAGCTCGAAGGAGGCGTCGGCGGCCTCGTACGTGTACCCCGCCAGCTCGCGCTCCTTGACCCGCTCCACGACCCGGCCGACCAGCTCCCGGTCGCCGCTCAGGTCGAAGCCCAGCTCCTTGCCCTTGAGCTCGATGGAGGCGCGCCCCGCCATGTCGGAGACCAGCATCCGCATGCTGTTGCCGACCAGCGCCGGGTCGATGTGCTGGTACAGGTCCGGATCGACCTTGATGGCGGAGGCGTGCAGCCCGGCCTTGTGCGCGAACGCGGAGACGCCGACGTACGGCTGGTGGGTGGAGGGCGTGAGGTTGACGACCTCGGCGATGGCGTGCGAGATGCGGGTGGTCTCGGCCAGCTTGCCCTCGGGCAGCACCTGGCGCCCGTACTTCAGCTCCAGGGCCGCCACGACCGGGAAGAGGTTGGAGTTGCCGACCCGCTCGCCGTAGCCGTTCGCGGTGCACTGGACGTGGGTGGCGCCCGCGTCCACGGCGGCGAGGGTGTTGGCCACCGCGCAGCCGGTGTCGTCCTGGGCGTGGATGCCCAGCCGCGCCCCGGTGTCCGCCAGCACGGTCCGGACGACGGCCGCGACCTGCGCGGGGAGCATGCCGCCGTTGGTGTCGCAGAGCACCACCACGTCGGCGCCGGCCTCGCTCGCGGTCCGCACGACCTGCTTGGCGTAGTCCGGGTCGAGGGCGTACCCGTCGAAGAAGTGCTCGCAGTCCAGGAACACCCGGCGGCCCTGCGCGCGCAGGTGGGCGACGGTGTCCCGCACCATCGCGAGGTTCTCCTCCGGCGTGGTGCGCAGCGCCAGCTCCACGTGCCGTACGTGCGACTTGGCGACCAGCGTGACGACCGGCGCCTGCGACTCCAGCAGCGCCGCCACCTGCGGGTCGTCCTCGACCCGTACGCCGGCCTTACGGGTCGCGCCGAAGGCGACCAACTGGGCGTGCCGGAAGTCGATCTCCGTACGGGCCCGCTCGAAGAACTCGGTGTCCCGGGGGTTGGCACCGGGCCAGCCGCCCTCGATGAAGCCCACGCCGAAGTCGTCCAGGTGCCGGGCGATGGTCAGCTTGTCCGTGACGGTCAGGTTGATGCCCTCGCGCTGGGCTCCGTCGCGCAGCGTGGTGTCGAAGACGTGGAACGCGTCGGACAACGCGGATTCGGGTACGTCCGTCATGGCTGGTCTGGCTCCTGTCGGGGTCTCGGTTTACCGGAATAACCGGTTCCACCGCCCCCTCGTGGTCCCGCGCGCTCCGCCTCCGGCGGCAGGTGGGCCGGAAACGAAAAGACCCCTCGCGGATGCGAGAGGTCTGCGCGCGGGTCTGGGGCGACGGTGACCGCGCCGTACTCGGGTGGGTACGGGGCGGTCACTGCGGACCGGCGCGCCTGCTGCCAATAATCGTGGCGAACGGGAGCATGGGGGCATCTTGCCATACGTTCCCGGAGGGAGGGGGGGTGTCTCAGAGTGCGGGCCACGGGGGTGGCGGTTCCTGTTGTCCTCAAGCGCCGGACGGGCTTGTTTTTGGCTGAAGGCCGCCGGTAATGGCGGTTCCTGTGTCCTCAAACGCCGGACGGGCTATTTCTTCGCCGGTTGCGGGCTCGCGACAGGGGTCTGTTCCGCCTTCTTCACCCTGTTCAGGTCGATGGTCCTTGTCTCCCGCATCGTGACGTAGACGATCAGTGACACCGCGGCGCAGCCGGCCACGTACCAGTAGTAGCCCGACTCGATGCCGCCCTTCTTGAACCAGAGGGCGACGTACTCGGCGGTGCCGCCGAAGAGGGCGTTGGCGATGGCGTACGGGAGGGCGACGCCGAGGGCGCGGATGCCGGTGGGGAAGAGTTCGGCCTTCACGCAGGCGTTGATCGAGGTGTAGCCGGTGACGACGAGCAGGGCGAGCAGGGAGAGGCCGAGGGCGGGCCAGAAGCTGCCGGCGTGCTTCAGGAGCGTCATGATCGGCACGGTCAGGAAGGTGGAGCCGACCGCGAAGGTGATCAGCAGCGGGCGGCGGCCGATCCGGTCGGAGAGCTTGCCCGCCAGCGGCTGGACGCACATGAAGACGAACAGGGCGCAGAAGCTGACCAGCGAGGCGGTCGGCTTGTCCAGGCCGGCGCTGCCGGAGAGGTACTTGGTGAGGTAGGTCGTGTACGTGTAGTACGCGACGGTGCCGCCCATCGTGAGGGCGATGACGAGGAACGCCTCGCGCCGGTGCGCCCACAGCGCCTTGAGCGTGCCGCGCTCGGGGTCGTTCTGCGCGCTGTCGTCCTGCGCGTACACCTCCGTCTCCAGCATGTTGCGCCGCAGGTAGAAGACGATGGCCGCGCCGAGCGCGCCGATGATGAACGGGATGCGCCAGGCCCAACTGTGCAGGGCGTCCTCGGACATGGTGCGCTGGAGGACGATCTGCAGGCCGAGTCCGAGGAGCTGGCCCGCGGTCATCGACACGTACTGGAAGCTGGAGGCGAAGCCGCGCCGTCCGGGGGCGGACGCCTCGGTGAGGTAGGTGGCGCTGGCCGCGTACTCGCCGCCGACCGAGAGCCCTTGCAGCATGCGGGCGACGAGCAGGACGGCGACGCCGCCGTACCCGGCCACCGCGTAGGTCGGCGCGACGGCGATGAGGATGGCCGAGGCGGACATCAGGGTGACGGTGAGGGTCAGCGCGGCCTTGCGGCCCTTGCGGTCACCGACCCGGCCGAGCACCCAGCCGCCCACCGGCCGCATGAAGAAGCCGACCGCGAAGATCCCCATGGTGTTCATGAGGTTGGCGGTGTCGTTCCCCTTCGGGAAGAAGGAGTCGGCGAAGTACACCGCGAAACTGGCGTACACGAACCAGTCGAACCACTCGACCATGTTGCCGGCCGAGCCGACCCAGATCTTCTTCCACTGCTCTCGTCCCATGACGGATCACGGTCGCCGACGCCGCCCGCCGCGGCAAGAGCCCGGCGGGCAACGATCACGCTTCGTTACCTGCGGAGTATGCGCAGGAACACGTCCGTCTCGTGGTTGGTGTCGCCGTCGACCAGGTCGTCGAGGTGCGACTCGAAGACGACCGCGCGGCCGTCCGGGGTCATCGCGTCGGGCCCGGCGGTGGCCGCCCGGGGCTTGCCGTCGGTCCCGGGGCTGACCAGGGTGTCCTTCCCGGTCCGCAGGTCCTTGACGTACAGCCCGTACTCGACACCGGAGTAGCGCAGCAGCAGGCGCCGGCCGTCCGGGCTGATCGCGTCCGCGGTGGCGTACTGGTTGCCGCCGATGCCGTCCACGCGCCGGACCGTACCGGTGCGGGTGTCGCGGACGAAGACGTAGGACCGGGCCTCGTCGGGCACCGGCACGATGTTCTTGGCCGACGAGTTGAAGGCGACGGTACGGCCGTCGGCGCTGATCAGCGGGTCGGTGGAGCCGGAGGTGGCGGGCAGGCCGTCGGCGGTGGTGTCGATCTGCCGCTGCTCGCCGGTACGCAGGTCCGCGAGGTGGATGTCGGCCCAGTCGCGCTCACCGCCGGGGCCGCCGCCGCGCCGGCTGCGTTCCCGGTAGGCCACCTTGCTGCCGTCGGCGCTGATGCGCGGCGAGTCGTAGCCGCGGCCTTCCTTGGCGGGGACCCTGCTGGCGCGGCGTGTCGTGCCGGTCTTGCGGTCGCGTACGTAAATGCGGCCGAGGTCCTCGTTCGCGGGCGGGACGGTGTCCTGCCGGCCCGCAAAGGCGACGTAGCGGCCGTCGGCGCTGAGCGCGGGCGTCTCGCCGCCG
Proteins encoded in this region:
- a CDS encoding polysaccharide lyase 8 family protein yields the protein MPPSPVWSRRGFLGFSGAGALGLALTPALTGPAAAAHAAEGDPYEALRRRWLGIQLGTGFDPAAEPYAARLKETGELARGFRAAMRPAAGSLWPDSPFDPPAGITRSYSRLATMARAHAQPGTGLTGDAALAADVVKGLDHVHDTVYHAGTARYGNWWEWQIGSPRLLLDAVAMLYEQLGADRRTRYLAAVDHFVPDGMLGDYTGTSTGANRVDLCRVVALRGILGGAPAKIALARDALSPVFPYVTKGDGLYADGSFVQHTWVAYSGTYGFVLLDGLGRLFTLLAGTDWAVTDPERQIIFDSVEHAYAPLLYNGLMMDSVNGRAVSRGYLRADERRVMRSDHFHGHALVAAVALLAEAATPQERDHWQAMVRGWMRRDTSYPVLADRQYEIADLARLKGLADDGGPVAPEPVAHRLFPAMDRAVHRRPGWAAGLAMASDRITYYENGNGENPRGWHTGAGMLYWWGRDFANDQYTDAFWPTVDPYRLPGTTVSAKRLADNEGGGWGLPKPAARWVGGTTDGEFAAVGQDVRGLSSTLRAKKSWFFAADCVICLGAGITSGDGVPAETVVDNRNLGASGMQALTVDGVRQPAAPGRPLAFPRARWMHLAGHGGYVFPRVPGGGETVPHVLRDTRTGAWSDINTGGSPDPYTRRYLTLWIDHGTDPADAAYAYLLMPGAGPRALAARAADRHWLTVLANTGERQAVAVPSLGLTAANFWQAGSVGGLTVSAPASVLLRERAARTARGAHGARTASLCVAEPPRTGKPFEVIWDRPVRAVLTADPSVTVLATAPALRLRVTPGTSCTTHTCTVAPR
- the cimA gene encoding citramalate synthase — protein: MTDVPESALSDAFHVFDTTLRDGAQREGINLTVTDKLTIARHLDDFGVGFIEGGWPGANPRDTEFFERARTEIDFRHAQLVAFGATRKAGVRVEDDPQVAALLESQAPVVTLVAKSHVRHVELALRTTPEENLAMVRDTVAHLRAQGRRVFLDCEHFFDGYALDPDYAKQVVRTASEAGADVVVLCDTNGGMLPAQVAAVVRTVLADTGARLGIHAQDDTGCAVANTLAAVDAGATHVQCTANGYGERVGNSNLFPVVAALELKYGRQVLPEGKLAETTRISHAIAEVVNLTPSTHQPYVGVSAFAHKAGLHASAIKVDPDLYQHIDPALVGNSMRMLVSDMAGRASIELKGKELGFDLSGDRELVGRVVERVKERELAGYTYEAADASFELLLREEAEGRPLRYFRVESWRAIVEDRPDGTHANEATVKLWAKGERLVATAEGNGPVHALDRALRVALERIYPQLAGLELVDYKVRILEGRVGTGSITRVLVSTSDGQGEWSTVGVAENVIAASWQALDDAYAFGLLRAGVEPQE
- a CDS encoding YceI family protein; this encodes MALFTRKRATATDAGRTTAQRPAAVLDADPALAALTGDYTIDPAHSRIGFTVRHAMVTNVRGAFGTHEGSLHLDGADPARSTAAVDVTIASVDTGIADRDAHLRGSDFFDADTFPLMTFRSTAAERVGGDTYRLTGDLTIKDVTRPLTIDLEFQGSATDVYGAERVGFEGSAEILRSDWGLTWNAALETGGVMVSDKVKLTFDISAVKAAA
- a CDS encoding acyl-CoA carboxylase epsilon subunit — protein: MTTSVQTSSIRVEKGEASEEELAALTAVLLARAAHRPEAAVPGRRRATAARWRRLERQHGFRGAGSWQR
- a CDS encoding DUF4360 domain-containing protein, producing MFRTLGVGAAAASLLLLAGSASPASAQTSPRYGEEAPPTGQITITVATVNGSGCRPGSAAVAVAPDNTAFTVTYSEYLAQAGKDSRPTDSRKNCQIALNVHVPQGFTYAIAKADYRGYAQLAPGAVGLEQAGYYFQGSSETARKSHRFTGPYDANWQSSDETGIDALVYAPCGEKRYFNINTELRVDAKGSDPKATSYMAMDSTDGSINTKYHFAWKQCPR
- a CDS encoding acyl-CoA carboxylase subunit beta, coding for MTTVEDVPAEANDARGRVAELHAIREQARRGPSERATEAQHAKGKLTARERIELLLDEGSFREVEPLRRHRATGFGLEAKKPYTDGVITGWGTVHGRTVFVYAHDFRIFGGALGEAHATKIHKIMDMAIAAGAPLVSLNDGAGARIQEGVSALAGYGGIFQRNTKASGVIPQISVMLGPCAGGAAYSPALTDFVFMVRETSQMFITGPDVVRAVTGEEITQNGLGGADVHAETSGVCHFAYDDEQTCLEEVRYLLSLLPSNNRENPPSVACEDPADRSGDALLDVVPADGNRPYDMRTVIEELVDDGEFLEVHERWATNIIVALARMDGEVVGLVANQPQSLAGVLDIEASEKAARFVQMCDAFNIPIVTLLDVPGFLPGVDQEHGGIIRHGAKLLYAYCNATVPRISVVLRKAYGGAYIVMDSQSIGADLTYAWPTNEIAVMGAEGAANVIFRKQIAEADDPEAMRARMVKEYKSELMHPYYAAERGLVDDVIDPAETREVLIRSLDMLRNKHADLPARKHGNPPQ
- a CDS encoding TolB family protein, encoding MAVAVLVGTVALGGADASAVAAGGHGPRTERVNTAPDGSEAVGGGSFNAAISPDGRYVAFDSEADNLVPGDDNDGPLVHDVFLRDRRTGTLRRINAPLGPGNADFATISADSRYVAFNAETGGQYHVYVYEIRTGRLERADLGMDAGFTGGETPALSADGRYVAFAGRQDTVPPANEDLGRIYVRDRKTGTTRRASRVPAKEGRGYDSPRISADGSKVAYRERSRRGGGPGGERDWADIHLADLRTGEQRQIDTTADGLPATSGSTDPLISADGRTVAFNSSAKNIVPVPDEARSYVFVRDTRTGTVRRVDGIGGNQYATADAISPDGRRLLLRYSGVEYGLYVKDLRTGKDTLVSPGTDGKPRAATAGPDAMTPDGRAVVFESHLDDLVDGDTNHETDVFLRILRR
- a CDS encoding MFS transporter, which gives rise to MGREQWKKIWVGSAGNMVEWFDWFVYASFAVYFADSFFPKGNDTANLMNTMGIFAVGFFMRPVGGWVLGRVGDRKGRKAALTLTVTLMSASAILIAVAPTYAVAGYGGVAVLLVARMLQGLSVGGEYAASATYLTEASAPGRRGFASSFQYVSMTAGQLLGLGLQIVLQRTMSEDALHSWAWRIPFIIGALGAAIVFYLRRNMLETEVYAQDDSAQNDPERGTLKALWAHRREAFLVIALTMGGTVAYYTYTTYLTKYLSGSAGLDKPTASLVSFCALFVFMCVQPLAGKLSDRIGRRPLLITFAVGSTFLTVPIMTLLKHAGSFWPALGLSLLALLVVTGYTSINACVKAELFPTGIRALGVALPYAIANALFGGTAEYVALWFKKGGIESGYYWYVAGCAAVSLIVYVTMRETRTIDLNRVKKAEQTPVASPQPAKK